A window of Pontibacillus halophilus JSM 076056 = DSM 19796 contains these coding sequences:
- a CDS encoding YqgQ family protein — MKTIYDVQQLLKRFGTFIYVGDRVADLELMEDEVRELYENKMITIEEFKDSVLLLRQKRTELVDK, encoded by the coding sequence ATGAAAACCATCTATGATGTCCAACAACTATTGAAACGATTCGGTACATTCATCTATGTAGGTGATCGGGTTGCCGATTTGGAATTAATGGAAGATGAAGTAAGAGAGCTCTATGAAAACAAGATGATTACAATAGAGGAATTCAAAGATAGTGTGCTCTTGCTTCGCCAAAAGCGCACAGAACTAGTAGACAAATAG
- a CDS encoding M42 family metallopeptidase yields the protein MNHPVAHTSEIVAILKDLVHIPSPSGYTEEAIQYCERHFEELGVATRRTNKGALLATIEGKREDKHRLLTAHVDTLGAMVKAIKPSGALQLSMIGGFKWNSVEGEYCSVHTANGSTISGTILMHQTSVHVYKGAGDAKRNEDNMEVRLDAEVHSEKDVRDLGIEVGDFVSFQPRFDLTETGFIKSRHLDDKASVALLLHAASELSSNEQTPPVTTHFLISNNEEIGYGGNSSIPSETVEYVAVDMGAIGDGQSTTEFVASICAKDGSGPYHYGLRQQLVQLARHHLIEYAVDIYPYYASDASAAIRAGVDVKHGLIGPGIDASHALERTHEKSLKHTYHLIMAYLMDEMRD from the coding sequence ATGAACCATCCAGTAGCTCATACATCAGAAATTGTGGCAATTCTGAAAGACCTTGTACATATTCCAAGTCCGTCAGGCTATACAGAGGAAGCCATTCAGTATTGTGAACGACACTTTGAAGAACTCGGTGTTGCTACACGTAGAACGAATAAAGGAGCACTACTCGCTACAATTGAAGGGAAACGTGAAGATAAACATCGTTTGCTCACTGCACACGTCGATACACTTGGGGCGATGGTCAAAGCGATTAAGCCTAGCGGAGCTTTGCAACTGTCCATGATTGGTGGATTTAAATGGAATAGTGTTGAGGGGGAATACTGTTCAGTTCATACGGCGAACGGATCAACAATTAGCGGAACGATTCTCATGCACCAAACATCCGTTCATGTGTACAAAGGAGCAGGAGATGCGAAACGGAATGAAGACAACATGGAAGTCCGGTTAGATGCCGAGGTCCATAGTGAGAAGGACGTGCGGGACCTTGGCATTGAGGTCGGAGACTTTGTTTCATTCCAACCACGCTTTGATTTAACTGAGACTGGCTTTATCAAATCCCGGCATTTAGATGATAAGGCGAGTGTGGCTCTTCTACTACATGCAGCTTCTGAACTCAGCTCGAATGAACAGACACCGCCAGTTACGACCCATTTCCTCATCTCAAACAACGAAGAAATCGGTTATGGAGGGAATTCAAGCATCCCGAGTGAAACGGTTGAATATGTCGCTGTTGATATGGGAGCAATTGGGGACGGACAGTCAACTACTGAATTTGTTGCATCGATTTGTGCGAAAGACGGTTCAGGTCCGTATCATTATGGCTTGCGTCAACAATTAGTCCAGTTGGCTAGGCATCATTTAATTGAATATGCAGTAGACATCTATCCGTATTACGCTTCAGACGCATCAGCAGCGATTCGAGCAGGTGTAGATGTTAAGCATGGGTTGATTGGACCTGGAATTGACGCATCACATGCTCTTGAGCGGACGCACGAAAAGTCTTTAAAACATACGTATCATTTAATCATGGCTTATTTAATGGACGAGATGAGAGACTAA
- the phoU gene encoding phosphate signaling complex protein PhoU — translation MVTRGQFHDDVENLKEEIRVLADMSIKALDMAVDALYHQDLEQAQKVMDDDVYIDQAELTLNEHAITLIARQQPVATDLRRLIVALKVSSDLERMADNASNIAKSTLHLGKQHNVTVHPLLRKMASRSREMLDLAIRAFEQEDVQMARKLSSMDNEVDEMYGIVTRDLLEETASQPNKVQYIVQMAYSARYIERFADHITNIGENIFYVVKGVSYDLNG, via the coding sequence ATGGTCACCCGTGGTCAATTTCACGACGATGTGGAGAATTTAAAAGAAGAGATAAGAGTGTTAGCGGACATGTCAATTAAGGCTTTAGACATGGCCGTTGATGCCCTTTATCATCAAGACTTAGAGCAAGCTCAGAAGGTCATGGACGATGATGTGTATATCGACCAAGCAGAACTAACTTTAAATGAGCATGCGATTACGCTAATTGCCAGACAACAACCTGTAGCAACTGATTTGCGGAGGTTAATCGTTGCTTTGAAGGTATCTTCTGATTTAGAAAGAATGGCGGACAATGCTTCAAACATTGCGAAGAGTACACTTCATCTTGGCAAGCAGCACAATGTCACCGTTCATCCATTGCTAAGAAAAATGGCTTCTAGATCAAGGGAAATGTTAGATTTGGCGATTCGAGCATTTGAACAAGAAGATGTACAGATGGCGAGAAAGCTCTCGTCTATGGACAATGAGGTGGATGAGATGTATGGAATCGTAACAAGAGATTTGTTAGAAGAAACCGCATCCCAACCGAACAAGGTTCAGTACATTGTTCAAATGGCTTATAGTGCTCGCTACATTGAGCGATTTGCCGATCACATCACGAATATAGGGGAAAACATTTTTTACGTTGTCAAAGGAGTCAGTTACGACCTGAACGGATAA
- a CDS encoding 5-formyltetrahydrofolate cyclo-ligase, with protein sequence MMDKKELRKYGKNVLSHMSNDEKERASHLIYEHLFSHPYWKQSHTIGVTLSGEIEIDTTPILERGWKEGKRMAVPKCEPKQKGMTFYSYVQGDELETVYFGLKEPIEVSEKAINQSGLELILVPGLLFTKEGYRIGFGGGFYDRYLENYSGRTIGLATKQQLLSQMPVDSFDQPVDDVITEEGVSKRE encoded by the coding sequence ATGATGGATAAAAAAGAACTTAGAAAGTATGGGAAGAACGTGCTATCTCATATGTCAAACGATGAAAAAGAGAGGGCCAGTCATCTTATTTATGAACATCTGTTTTCACACCCTTATTGGAAACAAAGTCATACAATTGGAGTCACCTTATCGGGTGAAATTGAAATTGATACGACTCCAATACTAGAAAGAGGGTGGAAAGAAGGGAAAAGGATGGCGGTTCCGAAATGTGAACCGAAACAAAAGGGGATGACCTTTTACTCCTATGTACAGGGGGATGAGCTTGAGACTGTCTATTTCGGACTAAAAGAGCCGATTGAAGTAAGCGAGAAGGCAATCAACCAGTCTGGCCTTGAATTAATTCTTGTACCAGGGTTGTTATTTACGAAAGAGGGGTATCGAATTGGATTTGGAGGGGGATTTTACGATCGTTATCTCGAAAATTATAGTGGGAGAACCATTGGCTTAGCTACGAAACAACAACTACTCTCACAAATGCCAGTTGACTCTTTCGATCAGCCTGTGGATGACGTCATCACGGAAGAGGGAGTCTCAAAGAGAGAGTAA
- a CDS encoding L-lactate dehydrogenase: MIKGTRVVLIGTGFVGSSYAFAMLNQGVADELVLVDVNEAKAEGDAMDLNHGLAFASSYTKIWNGTYKDCRDADLVVLTAGANQKPGETRLDLIEKNARIFKTIVGQVMDADFKGIFLVATNPVDLLTHMTWKFSQLPSERVIGFGTILDTARLRYLIGEYFGVDTRNVHAYIMGEHGDSELPVWSHASIGGQRLHDLIKQSNGAYDVKDLDDIFIQVRDAAYEIINRKGATYYGIAMGLVRLTKAILHNEHSILTVSAHLTGEYGVEDCYIGVPAVVHRGGIKQVMNLTLTDLERQQFQQSAALLKNTLHPVLTKLDV; the protein is encoded by the coding sequence GTGATAAAGGGGACTCGAGTTGTATTAATCGGAACTGGATTTGTAGGGTCAAGCTATGCATTTGCCATGTTAAATCAAGGTGTAGCAGATGAACTCGTGCTTGTTGATGTAAATGAGGCAAAGGCAGAGGGGGATGCCATGGATTTAAACCATGGTCTTGCTTTCGCGTCCTCGTATACAAAGATATGGAATGGGACATACAAAGATTGCCGCGATGCGGATCTTGTCGTACTCACCGCCGGAGCTAACCAAAAGCCAGGGGAAACTCGATTAGACCTTATTGAAAAGAATGCACGAATCTTCAAGACAATTGTTGGACAGGTGATGGATGCTGACTTTAAAGGTATCTTCTTAGTTGCGACGAATCCAGTGGATTTGTTGACTCACATGACATGGAAATTCTCACAGCTACCGAGTGAGCGTGTAATTGGATTTGGAACGATTCTAGATACAGCAAGACTTCGATACTTAATTGGAGAATACTTTGGTGTTGATACCAGGAATGTACATGCATACATCATGGGCGAGCATGGAGACTCTGAGCTGCCTGTTTGGAGTCATGCATCAATCGGCGGGCAGCGTCTTCATGATTTAATAAAGCAATCAAATGGTGCATACGATGTAAAGGATTTAGATGATATCTTCATACAAGTTCGTGACGCTGCATATGAAATCATTAATCGGAAAGGGGCGACCTATTATGGCATTGCAATGGGTCTTGTCCGATTAACGAAAGCCATTCTTCACAACGAACATTCAATCTTGACGGTTTCTGCTCATTTGACAGGTGAGTATGGTGTTGAGGATTGTTATATAGGCGTTCCTGCTGTTGTCCATCGTGGTGGGATAAAGCAGGTGATGAATCTAACGCTTACAGACCTTGAACGTCAACAGTTCCAACAATCTGCTGCTCTGTTAAAGAACACGTTGCATCCTGTCTTAACCAAATTGGATGTGTAG
- a CDS encoding ABC transporter ATP-binding protein, which translates to MIHIQDVHAGYDNTNVITDMSFTVNKGEFVGILGPNGSGKSTLLKLLDGTLQPTKGTIRLEGTLLPEINRKVLAQQMAALPQLHSYSFSHTVEQTVSVGRYPYLSGLLKQGTEHDRLKVQEAMQQTGVDSMKERPISSLSGGEQQRVFLAQALAQEPSLLLLDEPTNHLDYSYQQQLMDTLKKWSIEEELTIISTFHDINLASLYCDRILLMENGKLVKFDVPERVVEESTLRSVFQSTMKVQQHGFTNVPQVALLPPHFHSLNGFDNAQSITKENTSMMMQLHSPIKCFTAAPVGGGIGWYNQFVLLQQYIDTNDAEDVIHSWFRNQGWIASQSVGMTSQATTEDGILPLTTYQEHSVHVTTVPYQRKANGDVIGGEAWVFVDGELTDEGFIAAISEIRLGQQIALEQLGVNAAEAPLSSVLIGATMRSEATFSPSLLSSIRESVSKCYKLHTEGNEE; encoded by the coding sequence ATGATACATATTCAAGACGTTCATGCTGGTTACGACAACACAAATGTCATTACAGACATGAGTTTCACTGTGAATAAAGGAGAATTCGTAGGGATTTTAGGTCCAAACGGAAGTGGGAAGTCGACGTTACTGAAACTATTAGATGGTACGTTACAACCAACGAAAGGAACCATTCGACTTGAAGGTACGCTACTCCCAGAAATCAATCGTAAAGTACTGGCACAGCAAATGGCAGCTCTTCCTCAACTGCACTCATACTCGTTCTCGCATACAGTAGAGCAGACCGTTAGCGTCGGACGATATCCTTATTTATCTGGTCTTCTGAAGCAAGGAACAGAGCATGACCGCTTAAAGGTACAAGAAGCGATGCAACAGACTGGTGTAGATTCGATGAAAGAGAGACCAATCAGCTCATTAAGCGGAGGTGAGCAACAGCGCGTGTTTCTAGCACAAGCTCTAGCACAAGAACCTTCATTACTCTTATTAGATGAGCCTACCAATCATTTGGATTATTCCTACCAACAGCAGCTAATGGACACGTTGAAGAAATGGTCCATAGAAGAAGAGCTAACCATTATCTCAACCTTCCATGACATTAATCTTGCAAGTTTGTATTGTGATCGAATTCTGTTAATGGAGAATGGGAAGCTAGTGAAGTTTGATGTACCAGAACGTGTCGTAGAAGAATCCACCCTGAGGTCTGTATTTCAATCAACCATGAAAGTTCAACAACATGGATTTACAAATGTACCTCAGGTCGCGCTTCTCCCTCCCCACTTCCATTCCTTGAATGGATTTGACAATGCTCAATCGATAACAAAGGAAAACACTAGCATGATGATGCAACTACATTCACCGATTAAATGCTTCACAGCAGCGCCTGTTGGCGGCGGGATAGGGTGGTACAATCAATTCGTTCTCCTCCAACAGTACATTGACACGAATGATGCTGAAGATGTTATCCATTCGTGGTTCCGAAATCAAGGATGGATAGCTTCTCAATCTGTTGGCATGACATCTCAAGCAACAACAGAAGATGGAATCCTCCCATTGACTACATATCAGGAACATTCAGTCCATGTGACTACTGTTCCCTATCAAAGAAAGGCAAACGGTGATGTAATAGGAGGAGAGGCTTGGGTATTTGTCGACGGAGAGCTGACTGATGAGGGATTCATTGCTGCAATTTCTGAGATTCGATTAGGACAACAAATAGCGTTAGAACAATTAGGAGTGAACGCAGCAGAGGCTCCATTAAGTTCAGTTTTAATTGGAGCTACAATGAGAAGTGAAGCTACTTTCTCCCCCTCCCTTCTATCATCAATTCGGGAGTCTGTGAGTAAATGCTATAAACTCCATACAGAGGGAAATGAAGAATAA
- a CDS encoding spore germination protein, which translates to MSKETGKQPMFSSFDENVDYLKKRLGADISFDVIHLDLEYAGRRMAMFMIDGFVKDEILHYLMKLLSELEPDQLEPDPFERLLKTHLPYVELDHKDDLNETADWVLAGPTALVVEGIDNKVILIDARTYPVRGPSEPDTERVVRGARDGYVETIIFNTALTRRRVRDRSLRMEYMQIGRRSKTDICLCYIEDIVDDDKVAVLKEHLELIDTDGLPMAEKTVEEYLSGRHWNPYPTVRYTERPDTAAAHLYEGHILIMIDGSPSVMITPATFWHHLQHAEEYRQKPSVGAYLRMVRYFGVLASIVLLPLYYLLSINEDLVPEQLSYLGPEEIGALPLIMQFLIAEIGIDLLRLAAIHIPSALGTALGLVATILLGEVGVKVGLFSSEVVLYLSIAAIGTYATPSYELSLANRMSRLLLLIVAGAFGVIGYVIGLTVWLLYLSSMKTFRTSYLWPFLPFNLRAFRDIFLRAPMPLKNRRPAFLNPKDPDR; encoded by the coding sequence ATGTCAAAGGAGACAGGAAAGCAACCGATGTTCTCAAGCTTCGATGAGAACGTGGACTATTTAAAGAAACGGTTAGGAGCAGACATCAGCTTTGATGTGATTCATCTGGACTTAGAGTATGCAGGTCGTCGAATGGCAATGTTTATGATTGATGGATTCGTGAAAGATGAGATCCTTCATTATCTAATGAAATTACTTTCAGAACTTGAGCCAGACCAATTAGAACCAGACCCGTTTGAACGATTGCTAAAAACACATTTGCCGTATGTAGAATTAGACCACAAAGACGATTTGAATGAAACGGCGGATTGGGTATTGGCTGGACCGACTGCGTTGGTCGTCGAGGGCATCGATAATAAAGTAATCTTGATTGATGCAAGGACGTATCCCGTTCGAGGTCCAAGTGAACCAGATACAGAGCGGGTTGTTCGCGGAGCGCGAGATGGATACGTGGAGACGATTATATTTAACACCGCATTAACAAGAAGGCGTGTTCGTGATCGTTCTTTAAGGATGGAATACATGCAAATTGGGAGACGCTCAAAAACAGATATCTGTCTTTGTTACATTGAAGATATTGTTGATGATGATAAGGTTGCCGTCTTAAAAGAACATTTAGAGCTAATTGATACGGACGGCCTTCCGATGGCAGAGAAAACGGTCGAAGAATACTTGAGCGGACGGCATTGGAATCCTTATCCTACCGTACGTTACACAGAAAGGCCTGACACAGCTGCGGCTCATTTGTACGAAGGTCACATCCTAATTATGATTGATGGATCACCGAGTGTGATGATTACACCTGCTACGTTCTGGCATCATCTTCAGCATGCAGAAGAATACCGCCAAAAGCCATCGGTCGGTGCTTATCTTCGAATGGTACGCTATTTCGGTGTACTCGCGTCCATTGTACTCTTGCCACTCTATTATTTATTATCTATAAATGAGGATTTGGTACCGGAACAGTTGTCGTACCTAGGCCCGGAAGAAATAGGGGCGCTTCCATTGATTATGCAGTTTCTTATCGCTGAGATCGGGATCGACTTATTGAGACTCGCGGCCATTCATATTCCTTCGGCCCTTGGTACAGCTCTTGGTCTTGTAGCTACCATATTATTAGGTGAAGTTGGAGTTAAGGTTGGGTTGTTTTCAAGTGAAGTTGTCTTGTACTTGTCTATTGCAGCCATTGGTACGTATGCAACCCCAAGTTATGAACTGAGTTTGGCGAATCGAATGTCGCGATTACTACTGTTAATCGTAGCAGGTGCATTTGGCGTCATAGGATACGTGATAGGGCTAACCGTTTGGCTGTTGTATTTGTCCTCTATGAAAACGTTCCGGACATCTTATCTATGGCCATTCCTTCCGTTTAATTTACGGGCTTTCCGGGATATATTCTTACGAGCACCAATGCCACTTAAGAATCGTCGACCTGCCTTCTTAAATCCGAAAGACCCAGATCGTTAA
- a CDS encoding FecCD family ABC transporter permease, translated as MQKPFILKFTANRTLQYSAAILIWVAALLISISVGTVHVPISTIITILVEKGLPFLSFTKDYEVMYESIVFDIRLPRVILAALVGSALAVSGVAFQGLLRNPLADPYVLGVSSGASVGAVFVLFVGLTIPFLGSFTLPLVSIGAAIISVLAVLAFANLVDRSLSLETLILTGIIFSSFLGSFISLMIALTGDELRQIIQWLLGSVSMRGWPYVKLLLPFFIVGVTLLLLQGKELNALTFGEHKAKQLGVNVERRKLLILLSASILTGAAVAVSGTIGFVGLVIPHICRKLVGTDHTHLTPISIFIGGAFLMLSDLLARTIIAPAELPIGVLTSLVGAPVFAFILIQQRKKGRA; from the coding sequence TTGCAGAAACCATTTATCCTGAAATTTACAGCGAATAGAACTTTACAATATAGCGCAGCTATCCTTATTTGGGTGGCTGCTCTTCTTATCAGTATTTCAGTCGGAACAGTTCATGTTCCCATTTCTACGATTATAACGATTCTTGTGGAGAAAGGACTCCCCTTTCTCTCATTTACCAAAGATTACGAAGTCATGTATGAGAGCATTGTGTTTGACATACGTCTTCCACGAGTTATCTTAGCCGCTCTCGTTGGAAGCGCACTTGCTGTTTCAGGAGTCGCATTCCAAGGTTTATTACGAAATCCCTTAGCCGACCCTTACGTCTTAGGAGTATCATCCGGTGCTTCCGTTGGAGCAGTATTCGTCCTTTTTGTCGGATTGACGATCCCTTTCTTAGGTTCTTTCACACTCCCGCTCGTAAGTATTGGAGCTGCCATTATCAGTGTCTTAGCTGTGTTGGCCTTTGCCAATCTTGTAGATAGAAGTCTCTCATTAGAAACGTTAATCCTAACAGGGATTATCTTCAGTTCCTTCTTAGGTTCATTTATTTCTCTAATGATTGCGTTAACCGGCGACGAACTCAGACAGATCATACAGTGGTTACTTGGAAGTGTCTCCATGCGCGGATGGCCATATGTAAAGCTTCTCCTCCCCTTCTTTATCGTTGGTGTCACTTTATTACTTCTTCAAGGGAAAGAGTTGAATGCACTTACCTTCGGTGAACATAAGGCGAAGCAGTTAGGCGTCAACGTCGAAAGGCGCAAATTGCTTATCTTACTCTCCGCTTCTATTCTTACAGGAGCTGCTGTGGCAGTTTCAGGTACAATTGGCTTTGTTGGATTAGTGATTCCGCACATATGCAGGAAACTCGTCGGAACCGACCATACGCATTTAACCCCCATTTCTATATTCATAGGCGGTGCTTTTTTAATGTTATCTGATTTGTTGGCCCGAACGATTATCGCACCTGCTGAGCTCCCGATTGGAGTATTAACCTCGCTTGTAGGAGCTCCAGTATTTGCATTTATATTAATTCAACAACGAAAGAAGGGCAGAGCATAA
- the rpmG gene encoding 50S ribosomal protein L33 translates to MRVNITLACTETGDRNYITTKNKRTNPERIELKKYSPRLKKHTLHRETK, encoded by the coding sequence ATGCGTGTAAATATCACACTAGCTTGCACTGAAACTGGTGATCGTAACTACATCACTACAAAGAACAAGCGTACAAACCCTGAGCGTATCGAGCTGAAAAAATATAGCCCGCGTTTGAAGAAGCACACTCTTCACCGTGAAACAAAATAA
- a CDS encoding ABC transporter substrate-binding protein, translating into MKRTRKSLWMSALFALLLVGCSTNNESDTNGNDAGSSQSSSQNTEESSTFPVTLTDASGEEVTLQKDPETIVSLIPSNTEILFAVNAGEEVIGVTENDDYPSDVETIDHVGGMELNVEKIISLQPDLVLGHEIALQSSTEAYDQIEEAGIPVYVVSEATSFDEVYDTIETIGTLTGESQSATSLIDKMKSDLTEIEEKAASIEEENEKRVFVESSPAPEIYAPGKGTFVNQMLEMIHANNVLSDQDGWVQVNAEAVVDYQPNVIMVAYNYTENPVEAVLSRNGWDSIPAIQEEAVYLIDTNLLSRPGPRLVEGVEQLAETIYPEIYSE; encoded by the coding sequence ATGAAACGAACACGTAAATCGTTATGGATGTCTGCCCTCTTCGCTTTGCTGCTTGTTGGATGCAGTACAAACAATGAATCTGACACAAATGGAAACGATGCGGGAAGTTCTCAGTCATCCTCACAGAACACAGAAGAATCTTCCACGTTTCCTGTTACGTTAACCGATGCTTCAGGTGAAGAGGTAACTCTTCAGAAAGACCCAGAAACCATCGTTTCACTCATCCCTAGTAATACAGAAATTCTCTTTGCAGTCAATGCAGGTGAGGAAGTAATTGGAGTAACGGAGAACGATGATTATCCTAGTGACGTTGAGACTATTGATCATGTAGGTGGAATGGAGCTGAATGTTGAGAAGATCATCTCCCTTCAACCTGACCTTGTCTTAGGTCATGAGATTGCTCTTCAAAGCTCAACAGAAGCATATGACCAGATTGAAGAAGCAGGAATCCCCGTTTACGTTGTATCAGAAGCTACTTCCTTTGATGAAGTATACGATACAATTGAGACAATTGGAACGCTTACAGGAGAATCACAATCAGCCACGAGTCTGATTGATAAGATGAAATCAGACTTGACAGAGATTGAAGAAAAAGCAGCCTCCATTGAAGAAGAGAACGAGAAACGTGTATTTGTGGAGAGTAGCCCTGCTCCAGAGATTTATGCCCCTGGTAAAGGAACATTTGTTAATCAAATGTTAGAAATGATTCATGCGAACAATGTGCTTAGTGACCAAGATGGATGGGTTCAGGTGAATGCGGAGGCGGTTGTAGACTACCAACCAAACGTTATTATGGTTGCCTATAATTATACAGAAAACCCAGTAGAGGCCGTTCTATCTCGAAATGGTTGGGACTCTATACCAGCTATACAAGAAGAAGCGGTTTACTTAATTGATACCAACCTCCTTTCCCGTCCCGGACCACGATTAGTAGAGGGTGTAGAACAACTTGCAGAAACCATTTATCCTGAAATTTACAGCGAATAG
- a CDS encoding rhomboid family intramembrane serine protease has translation MYIEEQFRFWQIVGDLIVNHDFELVRLDENQQVVWMEKSHKNKTHIVRVIQRTFDWSNQLKQDHQLVMKQASQLQRKLRGRKLEFHNVYIASEQPVDEWHEVKQSKTVDGKKDNWLHTYYTTEDSREEQFSTLYSNVGLENRSFQKPETVTEMEQTAAYTKQSVYNQHHKRKKKQQELFQTGKPIFTYAFLAIIVLMFAWMEYTGSSLNTQHLIDFGAKYNPAIVDGEWWRFVTSMFLHIGFVHFALNSLALYYIGNAVERMYGSWRFVVIYMLSGVIGSLTSFALTPSVSAGASGAIYGLFGALLFFGVVERKLFLRTIGPNLIFILIINIAFSVVSPQIDNGAHFGGLAAGFLVSMMLHLPKRRKWSMQILALLVLLIGSIGILSFGLGSQPGVQQANELLEQERYEEAIELTTEKLQSPMDQYKGELYFTRSYAYIKTGEFEKAQQDLEKSIRYESNTALSRAHYNLALLESDLGNQDKALQHARKALELEPDNEDMESLVQSLE, from the coding sequence ATGTATATCGAAGAACAATTTCGATTCTGGCAAATCGTTGGCGACCTAATTGTCAATCATGACTTTGAGTTGGTTCGTCTAGATGAGAATCAACAAGTAGTCTGGATGGAGAAAAGCCATAAGAACAAAACACATATTGTTCGTGTCATACAGAGAACATTCGATTGGTCGAATCAATTAAAGCAAGACCATCAGCTCGTCATGAAACAAGCCTCTCAGCTCCAAAGGAAATTAAGAGGGCGGAAGCTAGAATTTCATAACGTGTACATAGCAAGTGAACAACCTGTAGATGAGTGGCATGAAGTCAAACAATCAAAAACAGTCGATGGTAAGAAAGACAATTGGTTACATACGTACTATACGACTGAAGACTCAAGAGAAGAGCAATTCTCTACTCTTTACTCAAACGTCGGACTAGAGAATCGCAGCTTCCAAAAGCCTGAGACCGTTACGGAAATGGAACAAACTGCAGCGTATACGAAGCAATCGGTCTACAATCAACATCATAAGCGGAAGAAGAAACAGCAAGAACTCTTCCAAACTGGGAAACCAATCTTTACGTACGCCTTCTTAGCCATTATCGTTCTCATGTTTGCTTGGATGGAGTACACTGGAAGTTCTTTAAATACCCAGCACCTCATTGATTTCGGTGCTAAATATAACCCTGCCATAGTAGATGGAGAATGGTGGCGCTTTGTCACATCAATGTTTCTCCATATTGGCTTTGTACATTTTGCCCTGAATTCTCTTGCTCTTTATTATATAGGGAACGCAGTGGAGAGGATGTATGGTTCTTGGCGATTTGTCGTCATTTACATGCTCTCAGGTGTCATTGGAAGTCTTACAAGTTTCGCCTTGACCCCTTCTGTATCTGCGGGAGCGTCAGGCGCCATTTACGGGTTGTTCGGCGCCTTGTTATTCTTTGGGGTTGTGGAACGTAAACTATTCCTTAGAACAATCGGACCAAACTTAATCTTTATATTAATCATTAATATTGCCTTCAGCGTTGTTTCACCCCAAATTGATAATGGCGCTCACTTCGGCGGACTTGCTGCAGGATTTCTTGTGTCTATGATGCTTCATCTGCCGAAGCGAAGAAAATGGAGCATGCAAATCCTGGCCTTACTCGTCCTTTTGATCGGGTCCATTGGTATTTTGAGTTTTGGTTTGGGAAGTCAGCCAGGGGTGCAACAGGCTAATGAGCTACTTGAGCAAGAACGATACGAAGAGGCTATTGAACTGACTACAGAGAAGCTTCAAAGCCCCATGGACCAGTACAAAGGAGAACTCTACTTCACCCGTTCATATGCCTATATTAAGACAGGGGAATTTGAGAAAGCACAACAAGACCTCGAAAAGAGTATTCGGTACGAATCCAATACAGCGTTATCCCGTGCGCATTACAACCTTGCCTTGCTTGAGAGTGACCTTGGAAACCAAGATAAGGCACTTCAACATGCTAGGAAAGCACTCGAGCTTGAGCCAGATAACGAAGACATGGAGTCACTTGTTCAATCATTAGAATAG